The DNA region AAGCTGGGAGACCCATCCGACATCGATGCCAATTTCTCGAACATGGTGACCGCCGCCTCGGGATTATATCCGGCGCGCACCATATACTGGATTCCAAAATTGTCGGCTTCATTTTCATCGCTTCGGGAATAACTGGCGAAAGCCAGTCCCATGCCGATATTCACGACGGCCCGCATCGCTTCCGAGCTCTGCCCAAAGACCAATTGCTCCACCAGTGAGACTCCCATGGCGGCCTGCAGACGTTTCACGCTGTGCCGTCCCACCACATGAGAGACTTCATGAGCAATCACCGAGGCTAATTCCGCCTCGTTATCCATGGTTTTCAGCAAGCCGGTATAAAGATAAATATATCCCCCCGGCGCGGCAAAGGCATTGACCATATTGGAATCGATGACGGCAAAATGGTAGCTGATATCTTTCCGGTCACAGACTTCGACAATTTTCTGCCCGATATCGCCGACATAATTCTGCCAGAGGGTATCCTGAAGAATACGGTTCTGCTGACGGACAGTCTGGTCCATATCCTGACCGATTGAAGCCTCAGTGTCGGACCCGATCAAGATAAATGATTTCTTTCCGCCGGGGCCGGTGACGGCGCATCCAAGCGCCAGGAGAAGAACAACAGAGATTACTATTCTGTGGAAAGGGCTCTTTTTCATATTTTAATCTTCTCGGCAATATCTCCGATTATAGGCAACCGATATTCTTTCCCCTGCAATCCGAAAATGATGCCGGCGGCAGACGCCCCCAGAGCCAAGATGAGGACGGTCTTCCAAACCATCGAAGAGAGTCCCGGTATTAGAAATATCCCGGCGATAATCTCTATAAGGAAGAGAAGCAGGCCCTGGCGGCTGTGAAAGCGGGAGCGCGGGTCATCCCGCATCTGCAGGATAGGTATCAGGCAGAGAAACGGAATATATGCCAGAATCGAGGCGATAAGACTCTGGTCTTTCAGGATTTCGGATTCCCTGAGCCTGGCATCAAGCGGCTCATCAAGAGACGGTATGGTCTTGCCATCCTGCTCGCTTTTTTCTTCTTTAAAGAATGAATCTGCCATATCAAACCTCTTCGTCTATACCTGCCAGAAGATTTCCCGCTCCCGTTCCGGAATATTGACCACG from Candidatus Zixiibacteriota bacterium includes:
- a CDS encoding M48 family metallopeptidase, with product MKKSPFHRIVISVVLLLALGCAVTGPGGKKSFILIGSDTEASIGQDMDQTVRQQNRILQDTLWQNYVGDIGQKIVEVCDRKDISYHFAVIDSNMVNAFAAPGGYIYLYTGLLKTMDNEAELASVIAHEVSHVVGRHSVKRLQAAMGVSLVEQLVFGQSSEAMRAVVNIGMGLAFASYSRSDENEADNFGIQYMVRAGYNPEAAVTMFEKLASMSDGSPSFFESLTMSHPDTQERIANSRALIQQMKPFPASLELGRDSYQKMKSRLK